One window of Leguminivora glycinivorella isolate SPB_JAAS2020 chromosome 9, LegGlyc_1.1, whole genome shotgun sequence genomic DNA carries:
- the LOC125229641 gene encoding phospholipase A1-like → MHQNSIVVPLLAVFCLIPPSLAQTTGSDSALSFAENVYIKLSSACRAIMDLRYSSMNANNELVKTMKIVWIDGNEMKTYPIDESFKALTSGLMFDITKQTKIIIHGYRDSSQSQVPLDMAKAYNEKAMFNVMMIDAEELINKGYIFSVHNSRLVGKRLANLLANLEKFGANSEDFHLLGISLGAHIAGWAGKYFRRYKGRNLGRITGLDPAGPCFSYAYADQRLDKLDANYVDVVHSNRLVQGVIEPLGHADFYVNGGGPNQPGCMSPSCSHLRAAQLYTESIRSPKTIVGVKCVNWQSFIGNKCENNDFAVLGYGSSSTTRGLYYLRTSASAPFGLGMSGAKNVQVKEDKWLANLNLT, encoded by the exons ATGCACCAGAACAGTATCGTCGTGCCGCTACTGGCCGTGTTTTGTCTGATACCGCCGTCACTAGCGCAAACCACTGGCTCCGATTCGGCTCTGTCTTTTGCTGAAAACGTCTATATTAAGCTATCCAGTGCAT GTAGAGCAATCATGGATCTTCGGTACAGTTCGATGAATGCGAATAATGAACTAGTTAAAACAATGAAAATTGTGTGGATCGACGGAAATGAGATGAAGACATATCCTATCGATGAATCGTTCAAAGCCTTGACGAGTGGTTTAATGTTTGATATCACTAAACAGACCAAGATAATCATTCACGGATATAGAGATAGCTCTCAGTCTCAAGTGCCTCTAGATATGGCTAAGGCATACAATGAAAAAGCTATGTTTAATGTAATGATGATCGACGCAGAGGAACTGATTAATAAGGGTTATATATTTTCCGTTCACAACTCTCGTTTGGTTGGAAAACGGCTCGCTAATCTTTTGGCCAATTTGGAAAAGTTCGGAGCTAATTCGGAGGATTTTCATCTTCTCGGCATCAGTCTCGGGGCGCACATCGCCGGATGGGCGGGGAAGTATTTTCGACGTTACAAAGGCCGCAATTTGGGCCGCATTACTGGATTGGATCCAGCCGGCCCGTGCTTCTCGTACGCTTATGCGGACCAGAGGTTAGATAAATTGGACGCGAATTATGTTGACGTTGTGCATTCAAATAGACTAGTCCAAGGTGTAATTGAACCGCTGGGCCACGCAGACTTTTATGTTAATGGCGGAGGCCCGAACCAACCGGGGTGTATGTCACCTTCGTGCAGTCATTTGCGCGCAGCTCAACTATACACAGAAAGTATTAGAAGCCCAAAAACTATAGTTGGTGTTAAGTGTGTGAATTGGCAGTCATTTATAGGTAACAAATGTGAGAATAACGATTTCGCAGTGCTAGGTTATGGATCGTCGTCCACAACTCGCGGTTTATACTACCTGCGAACGTCTGCCAGTGCTCCCTTTGGACTTGGTATGAGTGGAGCTAAAAATGTTCAAGTCAAGGAAGATAAATGGCTCGcaaatttaaatttaacataa